One genomic segment of Thermoanaerobaculia bacterium includes these proteins:
- a CDS encoding YceI family protein, with protein sequence MKTLLAALLFGAACAPAFAQKPAPENATTAPPRVLKYRFVPQQSSITFELPTTFHVIHGKIDAWRGSVEVDPARPGGLKARIDMRADSIETGKARRDLDFRDRMLDAARFPEIVFDGSSYKGNLAAFEPGGVVTADVSGTLTIHGVAKQIQTNVEAAVLNDHVVVAGAVPVFWKAFGLGDLSRLFVRMKEPMLVVFRLWAVPE encoded by the coding sequence ATGAAGACTTTGCTTGCGGCTCTCCTCTTCGGTGCGGCGTGTGCTCCCGCGTTCGCACAGAAGCCGGCGCCGGAGAACGCGACGACCGCGCCGCCGCGAGTCCTGAAATATCGCTTCGTCCCCCAGCAGTCTTCGATCACGTTCGAGCTTCCGACGACGTTCCACGTCATCCACGGCAAGATCGACGCCTGGCGCGGGAGCGTCGAGGTGGATCCGGCGCGGCCGGGGGGACTCAAGGCGCGGATCGACATGCGGGCGGATTCGATCGAGACCGGAAAGGCGCGGCGCGACCTCGACTTCCGCGACCGGATGCTCGACGCGGCGCGTTTCCCGGAGATCGTCTTCGACGGTTCGTCGTACAAGGGGAACCTCGCCGCCTTCGAACCGGGCGGCGTCGTCACCGCGGACGTGTCCGGAACGCTGACGATCCACGGGGTCGCCAAGCAGATCCAGACCAACGTCGAGGCGGCGGTCCTGAACGACCACGTCGTCGTCGCGGGCGCGGTCCCCGTCTTCTGGAAAGCGTTCGGGCTGGGAGACCTGTCGCGGCTGTTCGTGAGGATGAAGGAGCCGATGCTGGTTGTCTTCCGCCTCTGGGCCGTCCCAGAGTAG
- a CDS encoding radical SAM protein — MTAWPDRRRDLIAAERFVEEPKKFGAYRLALGFPNSYEVGMSNLGFQWVYRLFNRVDDLVCERFFCEEDAPAETFESRTPLSDFGVLAWSVSWEMDYVNLLKTLDRARIPRRAKDRDERHPILVVGGDCARINPAPLTPFFDVFAMGDGERLVPAISGLMKRGLSRDAFLEEAARVPGLFVPSVQGARAEHSTAGKIVIQQTMSRKEIGPDYEVPHSTILTPHTELSDKLLIEISRGCTEMCKFCWAAYAMAPIKQYPASSILATAKLGRAYTDRTGLIATAVCDHPEIDAILAGLAGLGFHIALSSIKIDAIRPEILSVLARQGERSLSIAPEAGNERLRRFINKKVTDAMLREKVAMIFAHGFTNLKLYLQFGLPSETEEDLRDLVRLVDDCREIALAAAKTTGKMPTIVPSVNAFIPKPHTPYENEPLASEEDLREKTEFLTRAFAPMRNVRFRGMPVSEAKWEAYLAKMDESAAEILERGADGVPVRRLLKDFAPQIDAVVRPSAPPPGAGKPANAWDFISKR; from the coding sequence ATGACTGCCTGGCCCGACAGACGCCGAGACCTCATCGCCGCGGAGCGATTCGTCGAGGAGCCGAAGAAGTTCGGCGCCTACCGGCTGGCGCTCGGCTTCCCGAACTCGTACGAGGTCGGGATGTCGAACCTCGGGTTCCAGTGGGTGTATCGCCTCTTCAACCGCGTCGACGACCTCGTCTGCGAGCGCTTCTTCTGCGAGGAGGACGCGCCCGCCGAGACCTTCGAGTCGCGCACGCCTCTCTCGGACTTCGGCGTGCTCGCCTGGTCCGTGTCGTGGGAGATGGACTACGTCAATCTCTTGAAGACCCTCGACCGCGCGCGCATCCCGCGGCGCGCGAAGGACCGCGACGAGCGCCATCCGATCCTCGTCGTCGGGGGCGACTGCGCGCGGATCAACCCGGCGCCGCTCACTCCGTTCTTCGACGTCTTCGCGATGGGAGACGGCGAGAGACTCGTCCCCGCGATCTCCGGTCTCATGAAGCGCGGGCTCTCACGCGACGCGTTCCTCGAAGAGGCGGCGCGCGTGCCGGGTCTCTTCGTGCCTTCGGTCCAGGGCGCGCGGGCGGAGCATTCGACGGCGGGGAAGATCGTCATCCAGCAGACGATGTCGAGGAAGGAGATCGGCCCGGACTACGAGGTCCCGCACTCGACGATCCTCACGCCCCACACCGAGCTCTCCGACAAGCTCCTGATCGAGATTTCGCGCGGGTGCACCGAGATGTGCAAGTTCTGCTGGGCGGCCTACGCGATGGCGCCGATCAAGCAGTACCCGGCGTCGTCGATCCTCGCGACCGCGAAGCTCGGGCGCGCGTACACGGACCGCACCGGGCTGATCGCGACGGCCGTCTGCGACCATCCGGAGATCGACGCGATCCTCGCGGGCCTGGCCGGGCTCGGGTTCCACATCGCGCTCTCGTCGATCAAGATCGACGCGATCCGGCCGGAGATCCTGTCGGTCCTCGCGCGCCAGGGCGAACGGTCTCTCTCGATTGCTCCTGAAGCCGGCAACGAGCGCCTGCGGCGGTTCATCAACAAGAAGGTGACCGACGCGATGCTCCGCGAGAAGGTCGCGATGATCTTCGCGCACGGCTTCACGAACCTGAAGCTCTATCTCCAGTTCGGGCTCCCGTCGGAGACCGAAGAGGACCTGCGCGACCTCGTGCGCCTCGTCGACGATTGCCGCGAGATCGCGCTCGCCGCCGCGAAAACGACGGGAAAGATGCCGACGATCGTCCCGTCGGTCAACGCGTTCATCCCGAAGCCGCACACGCCGTACGAGAACGAGCCGCTCGCCTCGGAGGAGGACCTCAGGGAGAAGACGGAGTTCCTGACGCGCGCTTTCGCGCCCATGCGGAACGTCCGCTTCCGCGGCATGCCCGTCTCGGAGGCCAAGTGGGAGGCCTATCTCGCGAAGATGGACGAATCGGCGGCCGAGATCCTCGAGCGCGGCGCCGACGGCGTCCCGGTGCGCCGGCTCTTGAAGGACTTCGCCCCGCAGATCGACGCCGTCGTGCGACCCTCGGCGCCGCCGCCGGGCGCGGGCAAGCCGGCTAATGCCTGGGACTTCATCAGCAAACGATAG
- a CDS encoding NAD(P)-binding protein, whose product MKRFDLAIVGSGFGGSLLALVARRLGRTVVLIEKGTHPRFAIGESTSPLANLLVERIARRYDLPEVAPLAKWGTWQARLPRVRGGIKRGFTFFHHREGREPVSDPALRNPLLVAASPRDEIADTHWYRADVDHFLLERARAAGAEYVDRVVLDGFEREDRGVRLSGASNGDRVAFEARCVADASGPRGFLHRALRLGERPFAAMPATRALYSHFRGVARMDDAARGDETPPYPIDDAALHHVFDGGWIWVLRFEGGITSAGAMLSPELDREIRGGEGEPAWRRLLAMFPAVARQFRHAAPLLPFRYDEGVPFRSAAASGPGWWMLPSAAAFVDPLLSTGIPLTLLGIARAGLALEDSPEGDGFERRIGEVAARTLDEADLTAELVSALWRSFDDFETFGAATMFYFAAASFSEASCRLGREELPGFIGADRPALRAAIRRASARLRGETADRAGFSDAARAAIEPWNVAGFLDPARRNWYPVSAADLRAAAPKLGASAGEIDRLLERTGFETG is encoded by the coding sequence ATGAAGCGGTTCGACCTCGCGATCGTCGGCTCCGGCTTCGGGGGTTCCCTTCTCGCTCTCGTCGCCCGCCGCCTGGGCCGGACCGTCGTCCTCATCGAGAAGGGGACGCATCCGCGTTTCGCCATCGGCGAGTCGACGTCGCCGCTCGCGAACCTGCTCGTCGAGCGGATCGCCCGCCGCTACGATCTCCCGGAAGTCGCCCCGCTCGCGAAGTGGGGAACCTGGCAGGCGCGCCTCCCGCGCGTTCGCGGCGGGATCAAGCGCGGCTTCACCTTCTTTCACCACCGCGAGGGACGCGAGCCGGTGTCCGATCCGGCGCTTCGCAACCCGCTCCTCGTGGCCGCGAGCCCGCGCGACGAAATCGCCGATACCCACTGGTACCGCGCCGACGTCGATCATTTTCTCCTCGAGCGGGCGCGCGCGGCGGGGGCGGAGTACGTCGACCGGGTCGTCCTCGACGGGTTCGAACGGGAGGACCGCGGCGTCCGGCTCTCGGGCGCGAGCAACGGCGACCGAGTCGCCTTCGAGGCCCGGTGCGTCGCCGACGCTTCCGGGCCCCGGGGTTTCCTCCATCGCGCGCTGCGCCTCGGGGAGCGTCCCTTCGCCGCGATGCCCGCGACCCGCGCGCTCTATTCGCACTTCCGCGGCGTGGCGCGAATGGACGACGCCGCGCGCGGAGACGAAACGCCGCCCTATCCGATCGACGACGCCGCGCTCCACCACGTCTTCGACGGGGGTTGGATCTGGGTTCTCCGTTTCGAGGGCGGGATCACGAGCGCCGGCGCGATGCTCTCTCCCGAGCTCGACCGGGAGATTCGCGGCGGCGAGGGGGAGCCCGCCTGGCGGCGGCTCCTCGCCATGTTTCCCGCGGTCGCGCGGCAGTTCCGGCACGCCGCGCCGCTCCTCCCGTTCCGGTACGACGAAGGCGTGCCCTTCCGGTCGGCGGCGGCGAGCGGTCCCGGCTGGTGGATGCTCCCCTCTGCGGCCGCGTTCGTCGACCCGCTGCTGTCGACGGGGATCCCGCTCACGCTGCTGGGCATCGCTCGCGCCGGGCTCGCGCTGGAAGACTCGCCCGAGGGCGACGGGTTCGAGCGGCGCATCGGCGAAGTGGCCGCGCGCACGCTCGACGAAGCCGACCTGACGGCCGAGCTCGTATCGGCGCTGTGGCGCTCGTTCGACGACTTCGAGACGTTCGGCGCGGCGACGATGTTCTACTTCGCCGCCGCGAGCTTCTCGGAAGCGTCGTGCCGGCTCGGCCGCGAGGAGCTGCCCGGATTCATCGGCGCGGACCGCCCGGCCCTGCGCGCCGCGATCCGCCGGGCGAGCGCGCGCCTCCGCGGCGAGACGGCGGACCGCGCGGGATTTTCCGACGCCGCCCGCGCCGCGATCGAGCCGTGGAACGTCGCGGGCTTCCTCGATCCGGCGCGGCGCAACTGGTACCCGGTGTCGGCGGCGGACCTGCGCGCGGCGGCGCCGAAGCTGGGCGCGTCCGCCGGGGAGATCGACCGACTTCTCGAGCGGACCGGGTTCGAAACCGGGTAG